The sequence below is a genomic window from Rudanella lutea DSM 19387.
ATCGCGGTCTTCTTCTTTCAGATCGGTCGGCTTCATGAGGCCTTTCCGAATCTTCTCTGAATCCTCTTTGCGCTTGGGAACCCACACGCGGCCGTCGTTCCGCAACGACTCCGACATCAAGGTCAGCTTCGACTGATAGTCGCCTTTTACGGGAATACAGGTCGGGTGAATCTGCGTAAAGCAGGGGTTTGCAAACAAGGCACCATGCTTGTGGGCACGCCAGGCGGCCGTTACATTGGAACCCATGGCGTTGGTCGACAGGTAAAATACGTTGCCGTAACCACCCGTGCAAAGCAGTACCGCGTGGGCCGAGTGCGACTCAATCTTACCCGTAACGAGGTTGCGGGTGATGATACCCCGTGCCTTGCCACCCTCCACCACGAGGTCGAGCATTTCGGTGCGTGGGTAGAGTTTCACCTTGCCGTTGGCTACTTGCCGGCTCAGGGCCGAATACGCACCGAGCAGCAGCTGCTGACCGGTTTGGCCGCGGGCGTAGAACGTACGCGATACCTGCGCACCACCAAACGAACGGTTGGCCAGCAGACCGCCGTATTCACGGGCGAAAGGTACCCCCTGCGCTACGCATTGGTCGATAATGTTGACACTCACCTCGGCCAGGCGGTACACGTTTCCTTCACGGGCCCGGTAGTCACCTCCTTTGATGGTGTCGTAGAACAGACGGAACACCGAGTCACCGTCGTTCTGATAGTTCTTAGCGGCATTGATACCGCCCTGCGCTGCAATGGAGTGGGCCCGGCGGGGGCTATCCTGGAAGCAGAATGCTTTTACGTTGTAACCCAACTCGGCCAGCGAAGCGGCCGCTGAGGCACCAGCAAGGCCCGTTCCGACCACAATGATGTCGTACTTACGCTTGTTGGCCGGGTTCACGAGCTTCAGGCCAAACTTATGACGTGCCCACTTTTCTGCGAGCGGGCCTTCAGGAATCTTTGCCTCTAATTTCATAGTTAACAGTTGGTTAGATGCCATTTACCCAATAAAGTTGTTCGCCTTCAGGAAGATGTAAATCGGCATGGCCGCAAAGAGGGCCGGAATCAAAATGGCGAACACATACGTACCCAGCGCTTCGATGAGCGGGGTGTACTTTTTATGACGGAGACCCAGAGTCTGGAAACCACTCTGGAACCCGTGAACGAGGTGATACCCCAGGGCTACCATCGACACGACGTAGATCAGCACGTACCACCACTGCGAGAAAGCCGCCACAACGACCGTGTACAGGTCTTTGTACTGCTTACCGTCGTACTCGGCCATCGGTACCGACCCGAAGTGCATCTCGTACCAGAACGTGCGCATGTGCAGGATGATGAAAATGAGCAGCACAGTGCCGAGGATTCCCATGTTACGCGATGACCAGGCGCTGTTGG
It includes:
- a CDS encoding succinate dehydrogenase cytochrome b subunit, translating into MSWVTQTLSSSLGRKVIMSLTGLFLSTFLVVHMAGNLQLFKGDEGRAFNEYTYFMTHNPLIITVSYLLYTSILVHALMAFVLTRHNQASRPVDYAFKRPEANSAWSSRNMGILGTVLLIFIILHMRTFWYEMHFGSVPMAEYDGKQYKDLYTVVVAAFSQWWYVLIYVVSMVALGYHLVHGFQSGFQTLGLRHKKYTPLIEALGTYVFAILIPALFAAMPIYIFLKANNFIG